One stretch of Nitrospiria bacterium DNA includes these proteins:
- a CDS encoding nucleotidyl transferase AbiEii/AbiGii toxin family protein, which produces MTSPAPENFYQQLLHICHFLESNRIPYMIVGGIAVSIWTAPRATVDLDFVIGLNEETLPSFIKSAAEAGLVVFDPKPMEFKKVKLLRMFLKGTESQLLMLDFILADDEYKRESLKRAVVLKWEEQEIKVASPEDVILLKLLSGRGQDRVDVENIIQMQKTSLDRTYLQRWAKRLSLSESLTQFLGK; this is translated from the coding sequence ATGACTTCGCCCGCCCCCGAGAACTTCTATCAACAGCTACTTCATATCTGCCATTTCCTTGAAAGCAATCGGATCCCCTACATGATCGTCGGCGGCATCGCCGTCAGCATCTGGACTGCTCCGCGGGCGACGGTGGATCTGGATTTCGTCATCGGCCTTAATGAAGAAACGCTGCCCTCTTTCATCAAATCCGCCGCCGAGGCGGGGCTCGTCGTTTTCGATCCCAAACCCATGGAATTTAAAAAGGTGAAGCTGCTTAGGATGTTCCTTAAAGGCACGGAGTCCCAGCTTCTCATGCTGGATTTTATCCTTGCGGATGACGAGTACAAGCGTGAATCGTTAAAGAGGGCCGTTGTCCTCAAATGGGAAGAACAAGAAATCAAGGTGGCCTCGCCTGAGGATGTTATCCTTCTTAAACTTTTAAGCGGCCGCGGTCAGGACAGGGTGGATGTGGAGAACATCATCCAAATGCAAAAAACTTCTTTGGACAGGACCTATCTTCAACGCTGGGCCAAACGCCTCTCTCTATCGGAATCCCTGACTCAATTCTTGGGGAAATGA
- a CDS encoding slipin family protein gives MRELLFSLPGLIIVIFLFLFISIKILKEYERGVIFFLGRFQKVKGPGLIIVIPGVQSIAKVSLRTIVMDVPPQDVITRDNVSVKVNAIIYFRVIDSQKAIIQVEDYLYATSQIAQTTLRSVLGQSQLDDLLAKREEINAKLQQIIDQQTEPWGIKVSAVEVKNLDLPQDMIRAIAQQASAERTRRAKVIHAEGEFQAAQKLAEAATVLSLNPAAIQLRYLQTLTEIAGDKNSTTIFPVPIDLLEPFFKRREPGK, from the coding sequence ATGAGAGAGCTACTGTTCAGTCTGCCGGGCCTGATCATCGTCATTTTTCTGTTCCTGTTCATCTCCATCAAGATCCTCAAGGAATACGAGCGCGGCGTGATCTTCTTCCTGGGCCGCTTCCAAAAGGTGAAGGGCCCGGGCCTGATCATCGTCATTCCCGGCGTCCAGAGCATCGCCAAGGTGAGCCTCCGGACGATCGTGATGGACGTCCCGCCCCAGGATGTGATCACGCGGGACAACGTCTCGGTGAAGGTCAACGCCATCATCTATTTCCGGGTGATCGACTCCCAGAAGGCGATCATCCAGGTCGAGGATTATCTCTACGCGACGTCGCAGATCGCGCAGACCACGCTCCGCAGCGTTCTCGGCCAGAGCCAGCTGGACGATCTGCTGGCCAAGCGGGAGGAGATCAACGCGAAGCTTCAGCAGATCATCGACCAGCAGACCGAGCCGTGGGGGATCAAGGTCTCGGCGGTCGAGGTGAAGAACCTGGACCTCCCGCAGGACATGATCCGGGCGATCGCGCAGCAGGCCTCGGCTGAACGGACGCGTCGCGCCAAGGTGATCCATGCCGAGGGAGAGTTCCAGGCCGCGCAGAAACTGGCCGAGGCCGCGACGGTCCTTAGCCTGAACCCCGCCGCGATCCAGCTGCGTTATCTGCAGACCCTGACCGAGATCGCCGGCGACAAGAACTCCACCACGATCTTCCCGGTCCCGATCGATCTCCTGGAGCCCTTCTTCAAACGGCGGGAACCCGGGAAATAA
- a CDS encoding efflux RND transporter periplasmic adaptor subunit — MTRVRIVATAVVAVAVLGWLAALRYFDRPSNGDRIAASGTIEATEVEIAPKLTGRIEQITVDEGDRVQKDQLLAVIERRELEAQVREAEAQRAAARSNLQNLEAGSREQEIKKAEAALEEAQANVEKSRTDWERLDRLHKDKVASDQEWERARTSYDVAAAKQREAKEHLDLQKAGTRRPVIDAARGELDRTQAALELAQAQLDQTRLSAPRAATVLLKNREVGEIATVGSPVVTLGDLDHLWVTIYIKETDLGRVKLGQNARVSVDSFPGKFYSGKVTYISDKAEFTPKTIQTKEERVKLVFEVKVAVGNANGELKPGMPADVELLLDGGRP, encoded by the coding sequence ATGACGAGGGTCCGGATCGTCGCGACCGCGGTCGTCGCCGTTGCGGTTCTGGGATGGCTCGCGGCGCTTCGGTATTTCGATCGCCCTTCAAACGGAGATCGGATCGCGGCCAGCGGGACGATCGAGGCGACCGAGGTCGAGATCGCGCCGAAGCTCACCGGCCGGATCGAGCAAATCACGGTGGACGAGGGCGACCGGGTCCAGAAGGACCAACTCCTGGCCGTGATCGAGCGACGCGAGCTGGAGGCCCAGGTTCGGGAGGCCGAGGCCCAACGGGCCGCGGCGCGGTCCAACCTTCAAAATCTGGAGGCCGGTTCGCGCGAGCAGGAGATCAAGAAGGCCGAGGCCGCCTTGGAGGAGGCGCAGGCCAACGTGGAGAAGAGCCGGACCGACTGGGAGCGGCTGGACCGTCTTCACAAGGACAAGGTGGCCTCGGACCAGGAATGGGAGCGCGCCCGAACTTCGTACGATGTGGCGGCGGCCAAGCAGCGGGAGGCCAAGGAGCATCTGGATCTGCAGAAGGCCGGCACGCGGCGGCCGGTGATCGACGCCGCACGCGGGGAGCTCGATCGGACGCAGGCCGCGCTGGAACTGGCCCAGGCGCAGCTGGACCAGACCCGCCTCTCGGCCCCGCGGGCCGCTACCGTATTGCTGAAGAACCGCGAGGTCGGCGAGATCGCGACGGTGGGTTCGCCCGTCGTGACGCTGGGCGATCTGGACCATCTTTGGGTGACTATCTATATCAAGGAAACGGACCTCGGCCGCGTGAAGCTGGGCCAGAACGCCCGCGTCTCGGTCGACAGTTTCCCCGGCAAGTTCTATTCCGGGAAAGTGACCTATATTTCGGACAAGGCGGAGTTCACGCCCAAGACGATCCAGACGAAAGAGGAACGGGTCAAGCTGGTGTTCGAGGTGAAGGTCGCCGTCGGGAATGCAAACGGCGAGCTGAAGCCCGGCATGCCGGCCGACGTGGAACTGTTGCTGGACGGGGGGCGACCGTGA
- a CDS encoding ABC transporter ATP-binding protein — MSAPSPAIAADRLVKRFGVVAAVDDVSFRIGKGEIFGFLGPNGAGKSTTIRMLCGILRPTSGAATILGLDVNRENDRIKPLVGYMSQSFGLYSDLTAEENLWFYSRLYLDAATAREKTREVIDSLGFEPYRKTLASQLSGGWRQRLALGCAIVHDPEVVFLDEPTAGIDPVSRRTMWDYFYGLAEKGKTLFVTTHYMEEAERCHRIGFIWKGRLAALDSPFRIRTEFHAHEIVTVRTGRLNEAFRRIRGLPGILDVNIYGEDLHVAVPRADEAIPRLRAALEEAGISVERLERIQPSIEDVFVSLSKTM, encoded by the coding sequence GTGAGCGCGCCGTCGCCGGCCATCGCGGCCGACCGCCTGGTCAAACGATTCGGAGTCGTCGCGGCGGTGGACGATGTCAGTTTCCGGATCGGGAAGGGCGAGATTTTCGGTTTCCTCGGGCCTAACGGGGCGGGGAAGTCCACGACGATCCGGATGCTCTGCGGGATTCTCCGGCCGACCTCGGGAGCCGCGACGATCCTGGGCCTCGACGTGAATCGGGAGAACGACCGCATCAAACCGCTCGTCGGCTACATGTCCCAGAGTTTCGGTCTCTATTCCGACCTGACGGCGGAAGAGAATCTCTGGTTTTATTCACGCCTGTATCTCGATGCCGCGACGGCCCGCGAGAAAACGCGGGAGGTGATCGACTCGCTCGGGTTCGAGCCGTACCGCAAAACCCTGGCCTCGCAGCTTTCGGGGGGATGGAGGCAGCGGCTCGCGCTCGGCTGCGCCATCGTCCACGATCCCGAAGTGGTTTTCCTGGACGAACCCACGGCGGGTATCGATCCGGTGTCCCGGCGGACGATGTGGGACTACTTCTACGGCCTGGCCGAAAAGGGGAAGACGCTGTTCGTGACGACGCATTACATGGAGGAGGCCGAGCGTTGCCACCGGATCGGTTTCATCTGGAAGGGCCGGCTCGCCGCGCTCGACAGTCCGTTCAGGATCCGGACCGAATTCCACGCCCATGAAATCGTGACGGTCCGGACCGGACGGCTCAACGAGGCCTTCCGCAGGATCCGGGGGCTTCCCGGCATCCTCGACGTCAATATCTACGGGGAGGATCTCCACGTGGCCGTGCCCCGCGCGGACGAGGCCATCCCGCGCCTGCGGGCCGCCTTGGAGGAGGCGGGGATTTCGGTGGAGCGGCTGGAGCGGATCCAGCCGTCGATCGAGGATGTCTTCGTTTCGTTGTCGAAAACAATGTAG
- a CDS encoding ABC transporter permease, translating to MIQRILTMAWKEAKQLQRDPRLFPILFIAPVLQLILLGYGATFDIKNLTIAVWDQSRTAESRAYIRAFTPTEYFVVRDYVNNYREAVDRIDRGRAVVVLVLPPDFGRRIRGGRPVAVQAIVDGSNSNTALIGLDYVNRITEAFSSNIQLTRVYASDGTALSSEGDLPAGGQARAPIINGRLRVWYNPDLLSKNYMIPGVIALLLVVITSMMTALGIVKEKEIGTLDQLIITPLRRSELMIGKLLPFVVIGFIDIGIVLLFGIFWFDVPVRGSIPLLFALAAVYILTTLGLGLFVSTISKTQNQAQLTVFFIMLPLMILSGFAFPIANMPVFFQDLSYLSPVRYFLVIIRGIFLKGAGIDTLWPQVVPLAVLAVAIFALSVLRFRRTLG from the coding sequence GTGATCCAGCGCATTCTGACCATGGCCTGGAAAGAGGCCAAACAACTCCAACGGGACCCCCGGCTGTTCCCGATCCTGTTCATCGCGCCGGTGCTCCAGCTGATCCTTCTCGGATACGGGGCGACCTTCGATATCAAGAACCTCACGATCGCGGTCTGGGACCAGAGCCGCACGGCCGAAAGCCGGGCCTACATCCGCGCGTTCACGCCGACCGAGTACTTCGTCGTCAGGGACTACGTGAACAACTACCGCGAGGCGGTCGACCGGATCGACCGAGGCCGGGCCGTCGTCGTCCTCGTCCTTCCGCCGGACTTCGGCCGGCGCATCCGGGGGGGAAGGCCCGTCGCGGTCCAGGCGATCGTGGACGGCAGCAACTCGAACACCGCGCTCATCGGCCTCGACTACGTCAACCGGATCACGGAAGCTTTTTCCTCCAATATTCAGCTGACCCGTGTCTATGCAAGCGATGGGACGGCTCTGTCGTCGGAGGGCGACCTGCCTGCCGGCGGGCAGGCGCGAGCCCCTATCATAAACGGCCGCCTGCGCGTCTGGTACAACCCGGACCTGCTGAGCAAGAATTATATGATCCCGGGCGTCATCGCGCTGCTTTTGGTCGTGATCACGAGCATGATGACCGCGCTGGGCATCGTGAAGGAAAAGGAGATCGGGACGCTCGATCAGTTGATCATCACGCCGCTCCGCCGGTCGGAATTGATGATCGGAAAGCTGCTGCCGTTCGTGGTGATCGGGTTCATCGACATCGGCATCGTTCTGCTGTTCGGGATCTTCTGGTTCGACGTCCCGGTCCGGGGGAGCATCCCGCTCCTGTTCGCGTTGGCGGCGGTCTATATCCTGACGACGCTGGGGCTGGGGCTGTTCGTCTCGACGATCTCCAAGACGCAGAACCAGGCCCAGCTGACCGTCTTCTTCATCATGCTGCCGTTGATGATCCTCTCCGGCTTCGCCTTCCCGATCGCCAACATGCCGGTCTTCTTCCAGGACCTGTCGTACCTCTCTCCCGTGCGGTATTTCCTCGTCATTATTCGTGGCATCTTCCTGAAGGGGGCCGGGATCGACACGCTCTGGCCGCAGGTCGTCCCGCTGGCCGTCCTCGCCGTCGCGATCTTCGCGCTGAGCGTGCTGCGCTTCCGCAGGACGCTGGGATAG
- a CDS encoding plasma-membrane proton-efflux P-type ATPase, protein MEQGLTGAQAEERLRQVGPNEVAEARRHPGLAFLSKFWAPVPWMLEAAIALQLFLDKFDEAVIIALLLVFNAAVSFIHENRANQALALLRRRLTVRARVRRDGRWQQIPARELVPEDVVHLRLGDLVPADIRLFDGALLLDQSALTGESLPVEAGPGAAAYAGAVIKRGEANGEVTATGPRTYFGKTAELVRTAKAVSHLENLIFTIVKYLIVLDAVLVSALLVYSVATGMPLSDVLPFALILLIASVPAALPATFSLATALGAQELAARGVLVTRLSAIEEAAAMEILCSDKTGTLTQNRLRPAALRPYPPQTEEELLRLAAMASDDAGQDPIDLAILGAARERGLLASAGRRLEFLPFNPETRRTEAVFERDGQRLRVLKGAPRAVAAQVQNPPDIDTEVERLAAEGYRVLAVAVGTDGALRLAGLVSLEDPLREDSASVVQGLRELGVRVLMVTGDNLITARGVAARVGIGDRICPAEALRGEDGAPVLDCDGFARVFPEDKFRLVRALQQAGRVTGMTGDGVNDAPALKQAEVGVAVSEATDVAKSAASLVLTRSGLSDLLAAVETSRRIYQRMLTYTLNKIVKTMELAIFLSLGVMLTGVLVITPLLMVLLLFTNDFVTMAIAGDRVSFSHTPDRWDIPTLMLTAGALAVPVLILSFAVFFAARHWLHLPLPQLQTLIFVMLVLTGQGMVYLVRERRHFWHSMPGSWLLLSTFLDGVLVGVLATQGILMAAIPPALAAGLLALVIGCLIAVDFLKVRIFRYFKMR, encoded by the coding sequence ATGGAACAGGGATTGACGGGCGCGCAGGCCGAGGAACGACTGCGACAGGTCGGTCCGAATGAAGTGGCGGAGGCCCGTCGTCATCCGGGGCTCGCATTCTTGAGCAAGTTCTGGGCGCCGGTGCCGTGGATGCTGGAAGCCGCCATCGCGCTGCAGCTCTTTCTGGACAAGTTCGATGAAGCCGTCATCATCGCGCTCCTGCTGGTCTTCAACGCCGCCGTCAGTTTCATTCACGAAAACCGCGCCAATCAGGCGCTGGCCCTGCTGCGTCGCCGCCTCACCGTCCGGGCGCGGGTGCGGCGCGACGGCCGTTGGCAGCAGATCCCCGCACGGGAACTGGTGCCGGAGGACGTGGTGCATCTGCGGCTGGGCGATTTGGTGCCGGCGGATATCCGCTTGTTTGACGGCGCGCTGCTGCTCGATCAATCGGCGCTGACCGGGGAGTCGCTCCCGGTCGAAGCCGGTCCCGGCGCCGCGGCTTACGCCGGCGCGGTGATCAAGCGGGGGGAGGCGAACGGCGAGGTGACCGCCACCGGGCCGCGAACCTATTTCGGAAAGACCGCCGAGCTCGTTCGCACCGCAAAAGCCGTCAGCCATCTCGAAAACCTGATCTTCACCATTGTCAAATACCTGATCGTTCTGGACGCGGTCTTGGTGAGTGCGCTGCTGGTCTATTCGGTGGCGACGGGGATGCCCCTGTCGGATGTCCTCCCCTTTGCCTTGATCCTCCTGATCGCCTCGGTTCCGGCGGCCCTGCCCGCCACGTTTTCACTGGCCACCGCCTTGGGCGCGCAGGAGTTGGCGGCGCGCGGCGTGCTGGTGACGCGGCTTTCCGCCATCGAGGAGGCCGCCGCGATGGAGATCCTGTGCAGCGACAAGACCGGGACCCTGACCCAAAACCGGCTGCGTCCCGCGGCGCTGCGCCCCTATCCGCCCCAGACCGAGGAGGAACTCCTGCGCCTGGCTGCGATGGCCAGCGATGACGCGGGCCAGGACCCGATCGATCTCGCGATCCTGGGCGCCGCACGGGAGCGCGGTCTGCTTGCTTCTGCGGGACGACGCTTGGAGTTTCTCCCCTTTAATCCGGAAACCCGGCGGACCGAGGCCGTCTTTGAACGGGACGGACAAAGGCTGCGGGTGCTCAAGGGGGCGCCGCGCGCGGTCGCCGCGCAGGTTCAAAACCCGCCTGACATTGACACGGAGGTGGAGCGTCTGGCGGCGGAAGGCTATCGTGTTCTGGCCGTGGCCGTGGGCACGGATGGGGCCCTCCGCTTGGCGGGGCTGGTGTCGTTGGAAGACCCTCTGCGCGAGGATTCCGCGTCGGTGGTCCAAGGCCTGCGGGAGTTGGGGGTGCGGGTTCTGATGGTGACGGGCGACAATCTAATCACCGCCCGCGGGGTGGCTGCGCGGGTCGGAATCGGCGATCGCATCTGCCCGGCGGAAGCGCTGCGCGGGGAGGACGGCGCGCCGGTTCTGGATTGCGATGGGTTCGCGCGCGTCTTTCCGGAAGACAAATTCCGCCTGGTGCGGGCCTTGCAGCAGGCCGGCCGTGTGACGGGCATGACCGGCGATGGGGTCAACGACGCGCCCGCGCTCAAGCAGGCCGAGGTGGGCGTTGCCGTCTCGGAGGCTACCGATGTGGCCAAGTCGGCCGCCAGTCTGGTGCTCACCCGATCCGGGCTTTCCGATCTGCTCGCCGCGGTGGAAACCAGCCGGCGCATCTACCAACGCATGCTGACCTATACACTGAACAAGATCGTCAAGACGATGGAACTCGCGATTTTCCTGAGTCTGGGCGTGATGCTCACCGGCGTCCTGGTGATTACGCCGTTGCTCATGGTGCTGCTGCTCTTTACCAACGACTTCGTGACCATGGCGATCGCCGGCGACCGTGTGTCCTTTTCCCACACGCCGGACCGCTGGGACATTCCCACCTTGATGCTCACGGCCGGAGCGCTGGCCGTGCCGGTTCTGATCCTTTCTTTTGCCGTGTTCTTCGCCGCGCGTCATTGGCTGCATCTGCCCTTGCCGCAACTGCAAACCCTGATCTTCGTCATGCTGGTGCTGACCGGCCAAGGCATGGTGTATCTGGTGCGCGAGCGCCGTCATTTCTGGCATTCGATGCCCGGATCCTGGCTGCTGCTGAGCACTTTTCTCGATGGGGTTCTTGTCGGTGTTCTGGCCACTCAAGGCATTCTAATGGCCGCGATCCCGCCTGCATTGGCTGCAGGCCTGCTGGCGCTGGTGATCGGTTGTTTGATCGCGGTGGATTTTCTCAAGGTGCGCATCTTCCGATACTTCAAGATGCGCTGA
- a CDS encoding TolC family protein yields the protein MKTRGKKIQAVTPGGTLLRSGLILLIVGLGLLPVAPPAPAQSPEPETGRAMGLEDLKRLALERNLGLKSSEADVLGAKAEARGRYADFFPKLSAEARYSRVGTAPRIQLPAGSFSTAPLLPPTQADVQTGVLANYGLRLTLEQPLFTGGAVYYAYQDARLGSTLAALLHQQNLQDLLLRVELAYWDILKTERLKDVAEQQVRDLTEHLRVVKASYDAGSVPFNEVLKTTVNKAEAEQRLLTAKNDAELARMTMNNLLRQDLTTPLALASREDQPESAELISYEDAVKIARELRPELAAGRTQIRTMEIRRKLAQSGYFPNVSALANYDRDKETPSILPENWEVLGVLRWTFWEWGKTERDVERARLRLRQSELDLQAIEDRIALEVREQYLGAVEAKEKIGVARTAVEQAKENYRITDERFQAGVTTNTEVLDAESLLISAQANLTNAVYDFQSAKARLDRALGRQVLSGSGEGEGKR from the coding sequence ATGAAGACCCGCGGGAAGAAGATCCAAGCCGTGACGCCCGGCGGCACGCTCCTACGGTCCGGGTTGATCCTTTTGATTGTTGGGCTGGGACTCCTTCCCGTGGCGCCGCCGGCGCCGGCGCAGTCCCCGGAACCGGAGACGGGCCGGGCGATGGGGCTGGAGGACCTGAAGCGGCTGGCGCTGGAGCGGAATCTCGGGCTGAAGTCCTCGGAGGCCGACGTGTTGGGCGCGAAAGCCGAGGCCCGGGGTCGCTATGCCGATTTTTTCCCGAAACTTTCGGCCGAGGCGAGGTACAGCCGCGTCGGGACCGCCCCGCGAATCCAGCTTCCGGCCGGCAGCTTCAGCACCGCGCCGCTCCTGCCGCCGACGCAGGCCGATGTGCAAACCGGCGTGTTGGCCAACTACGGTTTGCGCCTGACGCTCGAGCAGCCCTTGTTCACCGGCGGTGCGGTGTACTACGCGTATCAGGATGCCCGGCTGGGATCGACACTGGCCGCTTTGCTCCATCAGCAGAACCTTCAGGATCTTCTTCTCCGGGTGGAATTGGCCTATTGGGATATTTTGAAGACGGAGCGGTTGAAGGACGTGGCCGAACAGCAGGTCCGGGATCTGACAGAGCATCTCCGGGTGGTGAAGGCGTCGTACGACGCCGGCAGCGTTCCCTTCAACGAAGTCCTGAAAACGACCGTCAACAAAGCCGAAGCCGAACAGCGGCTTCTCACGGCGAAGAACGACGCCGAGCTGGCCAGGATGACGATGAACAATCTGCTTCGCCAGGACCTCACGACGCCGCTGGCCTTGGCGTCCCGGGAGGATCAGCCGGAATCGGCCGAGTTGATCTCCTACGAGGACGCCGTGAAAATCGCGCGGGAGCTCCGCCCGGAACTCGCGGCCGGGCGGACCCAAATCCGGACGATGGAGATCCGTCGGAAACTGGCCCAAAGCGGTTATTTCCCCAATGTGAGCGCGCTGGCCAACTACGACCGGGATAAAGAGACCCCGAGCATTCTCCCGGAGAACTGGGAAGTTTTGGGCGTTCTGCGCTGGACCTTCTGGGAATGGGGGAAGACCGAGCGGGACGTCGAGCGCGCGCGGCTTCGGCTGCGCCAGAGCGAACTGGATCTCCAGGCGATCGAGGACCGCATCGCCCTGGAGGTCCGCGAGCAGTACCTCGGCGCGGTCGAGGCAAAGGAGAAGATCGGGGTGGCCCGGACGGCGGTCGAGCAGGCGAAGGAGAATTATCGGATCACCGACGAGCGGTTTCAGGCGGGCGTCACGACGAACACCGAAGTGCTCGATGCCGAGAGTCTCCTGATCTCGGCTCAGGCGAACCTGACCAACGCCGTCTATGATTTCCAGTCGGCCAAGGCCCGGCTGGATCGGGCCCTGGGGCGGCAGGTTCTTTCGGGAAGCGGCGAGGGGGAGGGAAAGCGATGA
- a CDS encoding ABC transporter permease, producing the protein MGPLWAIMVKEFIEIRRDPRTLGLVVLMPVLLLILFGFAINLDIKQIRTAVCDRDRTPESRALAEAFFSSGYFKSVDAEARLPDGQACGREAELLDRGRASVYLEIPPRFGDRVRSGFPDSIQILLDGSDNNTASVAGGYVEQVLRGYSPDRLRAAAPRAAIGVESRVWFNPDLNSTIFITPGIVGLLIMIIGVALPAMAVVRERELGNLEVLLLSPARPWEVILGKMLPYGIISLVVIVLTVLTGVVVFHVPFRGSAIQLFGQTLVFLPATLGMGLLISTIARTRAVAFFISLISTLLPTFILSGFIFPVESMPWQLQGVSFLIPSTHFLIILRAILLKGVGAEAVWPHTLILLGFGLAVITISIRRFAAREEA; encoded by the coding sequence ATGGGTCCTCTTTGGGCGATCATGGTCAAGGAATTTATCGAGATCCGGCGGGATCCCCGGACGCTGGGGCTGGTCGTCCTGATGCCGGTCCTGCTTCTGATCCTGTTCGGGTTTGCGATCAACCTGGACATCAAGCAGATCCGCACCGCGGTCTGCGATCGGGACCGCACGCCCGAGTCACGAGCGCTGGCCGAAGCCTTCTTCAGCTCCGGCTATTTCAAATCGGTCGACGCGGAGGCCCGCCTGCCGGACGGGCAGGCCTGCGGACGAGAGGCGGAGCTGCTGGACCGGGGAAGGGCCAGTGTCTATCTTGAAATCCCGCCCCGCTTCGGGGACCGGGTGCGTTCCGGGTTTCCGGATTCGATCCAGATCCTTCTCGACGGATCGGACAACAACACGGCGAGCGTGGCCGGGGGTTACGTGGAGCAGGTGCTCCGCGGCTATTCCCCGGATCGGCTGCGCGCCGCCGCCCCGCGGGCGGCGATCGGGGTCGAGAGCCGTGTCTGGTTCAATCCGGACCTGAACAGCACCATCTTCATCACGCCCGGAATCGTCGGCTTGCTGATCATGATCATCGGCGTCGCTCTCCCGGCCATGGCCGTGGTGCGGGAGCGCGAGCTGGGCAACCTCGAGGTGCTCCTGTTAAGCCCGGCCCGGCCGTGGGAGGTGATCCTGGGCAAGATGCTCCCGTACGGGATCATCAGCCTCGTCGTGATCGTCCTAACCGTGCTGACCGGCGTGGTGGTGTTTCATGTCCCCTTTCGCGGAAGCGCGATCCAGCTGTTCGGACAGACGTTGGTTTTTCTTCCGGCGACGCTGGGAATGGGGCTCCTGATTTCCACGATCGCCAGGACGCGGGCCGTGGCCTTTTTCATCAGCCTGATCAGCACGCTCCTTCCGACCTTCATCCTCTCCGGTTTCATTTTCCCGGTCGAAAGCATGCCGTGGCAGCTTCAAGGCGTGAGCTTCCTGATTCCGTCGACCCATTTTCTGATCATCCTGCGCGCGATCCTGTTGAAGGGGGTCGGGGCGGAAGCGGTTTGGCCGCACACGCTGATCCTTCTGGGTTTCGGCCTGGCGGTGATCACGATCAGCATCCGGCGATTCGCCGCGCGGGAAGAGGCCTGA
- a CDS encoding nodulation protein NfeD: protein MPPSRWVRSVVLAPAIVVPAALISWILSGADLSFQTRPAAADSKDAPDPATVTVAVYDGIINPVAAEYLTRLIDDAEKNHREALVIQLDTPGGLDTSMRMIVKAMGASEVPVIVYVSPTGARAASAGVFITLAAPIAAMAPGTNIGAAHPVSMTGGEMDKEMKKKVENDAAAYIKSIAEKHGRNARWAEDAVRESVSATETEALKLKIIDLVAPDLPALLSAVDGRTVDTASGRRTLQTKSAAVERVDMSGRLKILNALSDPNIAYILMLLGIYGLIFELYSPGAILPGVVGAICIILAFYSFQTLPINYAGLLLILAAIVMFIAEIKVPSYGLLTVGGVIALVLGSLMLVKTDLPSMQVSLWVILPTAAATAGFFALVVGMAWKTRHQKSVAGIEGFIGASGTARTEVHPRGQILIRGEIWEAVSSEAIREGEAVEVTGIDGLTLRIKRSQKPSGGTS from the coding sequence ATGCCCCCGTCCCGATGGGTCCGATCGGTTGTTCTCGCGCCGGCGATTGTTGTTCCGGCCGCTCTGATTTCGTGGATCCTGTCCGGCGCCGATTTATCCTTCCAGACCCGTCCCGCGGCCGCCGATTCCAAGGACGCGCCCGACCCGGCCACGGTGACGGTGGCCGTATACGACGGCATCATCAATCCGGTCGCGGCCGAGTACCTGACCCGGCTCATCGACGACGCCGAAAAAAATCATCGGGAAGCGCTCGTGATCCAACTGGACACCCCGGGGGGACTCGACACGTCCATGCGCATGATCGTCAAGGCCATGGGCGCCTCGGAGGTGCCGGTCATTGTATACGTCTCGCCCACCGGCGCCCGGGCGGCCTCCGCCGGGGTTTTCATCACGCTGGCGGCCCCGATCGCGGCCATGGCCCCGGGGACGAACATCGGCGCGGCCCACCCCGTCTCGATGACGGGCGGCGAGATGGACAAGGAGATGAAAAAGAAGGTCGAAAACGACGCGGCCGCCTATATCAAATCGATCGCCGAGAAACACGGCCGCAACGCCCGGTGGGCCGAGGACGCGGTGCGCGAGAGCGTCTCGGCCACCGAGACCGAGGCCTTGAAGCTCAAGATCATCGATCTGGTCGCGCCAGACCTTCCCGCGCTGCTTTCGGCCGTGGACGGCCGAACGGTCGATACGGCCTCGGGCCGGCGCACCCTCCAAACGAAGTCGGCCGCGGTGGAAAGGGTCGACATGAGCGGCCGGCTCAAGATCTTAAACGCGCTCAGCGATCCCAACATCGCCTACATCCTGATGCTCCTGGGCATCTACGGCCTGATCTTCGAGCTGTACAGCCCCGGCGCGATCCTCCCCGGCGTCGTCGGCGCGATCTGCATCATCCTGGCTTTTTATTCCTTTCAAACGCTGCCGATCAATTACGCCGGACTGCTTTTGATCCTCGCCGCGATCGTCATGTTCATCGCCGAAATCAAGGTGCCGAGCTACGGACTGTTGACGGTCGGAGGGGTCATCGCGTTGGTCCTCGGATCGCTGATGCTGGTGAAAACCGACCTGCCTTCGATGCAGGTCTCTCTCTGGGTGATTCTTCCGACGGCGGCCGCGACGGCCGGGTTCTTCGCGCTGGTGGTCGGAATGGCCTGGAAGACCCGTCATCAAAAATCGGTCGCCGGCATCGAGGGCTTCATCGGCGCTTCGGGGACCGCCCGCACCGAGGTCCATCCCCGAGGCCAGATCCTCATCCGGGGGGAGATTTGGGAAGCGGTCAGCTCCGAGGCGATTCGGGAAGGCGAAGCGGTCGAGGTGACCGGCATCGACGGATTGACGTTGCGCATCAAACGGTCACAAAAACCAAGCGGGGGTACATCATGA